In Pithys albifrons albifrons isolate INPA30051 chromosome 8, PitAlb_v1, whole genome shotgun sequence, a single window of DNA contains:
- the LOC139675046 gene encoding beta-keratin-related protein-like — MSCYDLCLPSSCGPRPLATSCTQPCFRRCGDSTAIIQPPTVVVTLPGPILSSFPQNTAVGSTASAAVGSYLRRCGIPVGSGGARGLGKAGLLCLGSGL, encoded by the coding sequence ATGTCCTGCTACGACCTGTGCCTGCCCTCCTCCTGCGGTCCCCGGCCACTGGCCACCAGCTgcacccagccctgcttccGCCGCTGCGGGGACTCCACCGCCATCATCCAGCCGCCCACCGTGGTGGTCACCCTGCCCGggcccatcctcagctccttcccgCAGAACACGGCGGTGGGTTCCACGGCGTCGGCGGCGGTCGGGAGCTACCTGCGGCGCTGCGGGATCCCCGTGGGCTCCGGCGGTGCCCGGGGGCTGGGCAAGGCGGgactgctgtgcctgggcagcGGGCTGTAG
- the FTCD gene encoding formimidoyltransferase-cyclodeaminase has product MAKLVECVPNFSEGNNKEVIDALGQAISRTPGCVLLDVDAGASTNRTVYTFVGSPEAVVEGALSAARVANQLIDMSQHKGEHPRMGALDVCPFVPVMNVSMDECVTCAHIFGQRLAEELGVPVYLYGAAAREESRKALPSIRAGEYEALPEKLAKPEWAPDFGSPTFVPRWGATVTGARTFLIAYNINLLCTKELAHRIALNIREQGRGPDQPGRLKKVQGIGWYLEEENIAQVSTNLLDFETTPLHTVYEEVCQDAEALNLPVVGSQLVGLIPKKAMLDAAEFYMKKEKLFILEEEQKIRLVVSRLGLDSLSPFHPRERIIEYLVEAGEVDGGLVAKPLGTFVRAVGGRSAAPGGGSVSAAAGALGAALGSMVGLMSYGKRQFEDLDPIMRKLIPPFHQAMDELLVMVDADSRAFSSYMEAMKLPKSTPEEQERRTAAMQQGLKTAVKVPYALAEKVSGLWPALKELARHCNLACKSDIQVGAKMLEAAVFGAYFNVMINLKDVTDEKFKLMMSQKVSVLLEEAKQGSEIVLALLEKRVA; this is encoded by the exons ATGGCCAAGCTGGTGGAGTGCGTCCCCAACTTCTCAGAGGGGAATAACAAAGAG GTGATTGATGCGCTGGGACAGGCCATCTCCCGGACACCGGGCTGTGTGCTGCTGGACGTGGATGCAGGCGCCTCCACCAACCGCACTGTCTACACCTTCGTGGGGTCTCCTGAGGCCGTTGTGGAAGGGGCACTGAGTGCAGCCCGAGTGGCCAACCAGCTCATTGACATGAGCCAACACAAGG GTGAACACCCTCGGATGGGGGCCCTGGATGTCTGCCCCTTTGTGCCAGTGATGAATGTCAGCATGGACGAGTGTGTCACCTGCGCCCACATCTTTGGACAGCGcttggcagaggagctgggggtACCTG TTTACCTGTACGGAGCGGCGGCAcgggaggagagcaggaaagCCCTGCCCTCCATCCGTGCTGGGGAGTACGAGGCGCTCCCCGAGAAG cttGCAAAACCAGAGTGGGCTCCTGATTTTGGATCCCCAACCTTTGTTCCCCGGTGGGGGGCCACGGTGACGGGTGCCCGGACCTTCCTGATCGCGTACAACATCAACCTGCTGTGCACCAAGGAGCTGGCTCACCGCATCGCCCTCAACATCCGTGAGCAAGGGCGTGGCCCTGACCAG CCCGGGCGCTTGAAGAAAGTGCAGGGTATTGGCTGGTACTTGGAGGAGGAGAATATAGCCCAAGTTTCGACGAACCTGCTGGACTTTGAGACCACGCCACTCCATACTGTGTATGAGGAGGTCTGCCAGGATGCAGAG GCATTGAATCTCCCTGTGGTGGGGTCCCAGCTTGTGGGACTCATTCCCAAGAAGGCCATGCTGGATGCAGCTGAGTTTTacatgaagaaggaaaaactctTCATCCTGGAGGAGGAACAGAAGATCAGGCTG GTGGTCAGTCGGCTGGGCCTGGACTCCCTGTCTCCGTTTCACCCCCGGGAGCGCATCATCGA gtacCTGGTGGAGGCAGGAGAGGTGGATGGGGGGCTGGTGGCCAAGCCACTGGGCACCTTCGTGCGGGCAGTCGGTGGGAGGTCGGCAGCACCAGGAGGAGgctctgtgtctgcagctgcaggtgctcTG ggagcagcGCTGGGCAGCATGGTGGGGCTGATGAGCTACGGGAAGCGGCAGTTTGAGGACCTGGACCCCATCATGAGGAAGCTGATCCCCCCATTCCACCAGGCCATGGATGAGCTGCTGGTCATGGTGGATGCTGACTCCCGTGCCTTCAGCAGCTACATG GAAGCCATGAAGCTGCCAAAGAGCACTCCTGAAGAGCAGGAGAG ACGCACAGCTGCCATGCAGCAGGGGCTGAAGACAGCTGTGAAGGTGCCCTATGCCCTGGCAGAGAAGGTCAGTGGGCTCTGGCCTGCTCTGAAGGAGTTGGCACGACACTGCAACCTGGCCTGCAAATCTGACATCCAG GTGGGAGCCAAAATGCTGGAAGCAGCTGTGTTTGGAGCTTACTTCAATGTCATGATCAACCTCAAAGACGTAACGGATGAGAAGTTCAAACTTATG ATGTCCCAGAaggtctctgtgctgctggaagaggCCAAGCAAGGCTCGGAGATCGTGCTGGCGCTGTTGGAGAAGAGGGTGGCCTGA